From Halobacteriovorax sp. HLS, the proteins below share one genomic window:
- a CDS encoding ABC transporter substrate-binding protein encodes MSDFFPKSIICMTEESVETLYALGREDLIVGVSVYVERPLEAKKKPTISAFTHANIKKITKMKPDLVLGFSDIQKDIARDLIGAGLNVFIANHRSIAEILSYIHMLGNLIGEQDKTAIYIDTLKAKIEKAQEIASTFTKRPRVYIEEWDEPLICGIQWFSEIVEICGGEVVHMEMSRSTLAKDRILKQEDISTFNPDIILACWCGKKVDIDSILNREAIQSVAAIKNKNVFELDPAIFLQPGPAPIVDGIDILLDIFSNFQK; translated from the coding sequence ATGAGTGACTTTTTTCCTAAATCTATTATATGTATGACTGAAGAGAGTGTAGAGACTCTCTATGCTTTAGGTAGGGAAGACTTAATTGTTGGAGTATCTGTCTATGTTGAAAGGCCTCTTGAGGCGAAGAAAAAACCGACAATAAGTGCTTTTACTCACGCAAATATAAAGAAAATTACAAAAATGAAGCCAGATTTAGTGCTTGGATTTTCAGATATTCAAAAAGATATAGCCAGAGATTTAATCGGTGCCGGGCTAAATGTCTTCATTGCTAATCACAGATCTATTGCTGAAATTTTAAGCTATATACACATGCTTGGAAACCTAATTGGAGAGCAAGACAAGACAGCTATATATATAGATACTTTAAAAGCTAAAATCGAGAAAGCGCAGGAGATCGCGTCCACTTTCACAAAGAGACCAAGAGTTTATATTGAGGAGTGGGATGAACCATTGATTTGTGGAATTCAATGGTTTAGCGAAATTGTTGAAATATGTGGGGGAGAAGTCGTACATATGGAAATGAGTAGGTCTACTTTAGCAAAAGACAGAATTTTAAAGCAAGAGGATATCTCGACATTTAATCCAGATATTATTCTAGCTTGTTGGTGTGGCAAGAAAGTTGATATAGACTCGATTTTAAATAGAGAAGCGATTCAAAGCGTGGCGGCAATTAAAAATAAGAACGTATTTGAGTTAGATCCCGCAATTTTTTTGCAGCCTGGTCCTGCTCCGATAGTTGATGGTATCGATATATTACTCGATATTTTTTCAAATTTTCAGAAATAA